The following coding sequences lie in one Candidatus Nitrospira allomarina genomic window:
- a CDS encoding osmoprotectant NAGGN system M42 family peptidase has protein sequence MIHSKIDTQYLLHILQKLLAIPSPTGYTDQIVHAVSGELKQLGIPFELTRRGAIRATMAGKVSTPDRAIVAHLDTLGALVKWLKTNGRLAIVPIGTWSSRFAEGARVTVFSDTSMHRGTILPLKASGHTYGDEIDTQPVSWKNLEIRLDETVTDVNGRIQPLSTDQDLHRLGIHIGDFIAVDPSPEIGPNGFINSRHLDDKAGVATILAAAKSILESGATLPVDCHLLFTISEEVGSGASAILHGDVAEMITIDNGTPAPFQASSEFGATIAMADSAGPFDYHLVRRLIALCVEHDIPFQRDIFCDYRSDSASAVEAGNDIRTALLTFGVDSSHGYERTHLSGLEAIAKLLVVYMQKEPVFWRDRDTLGSDNDFPTQPIEETSFPHTLEDMVRRHGEPQDDP, from the coding sequence ATGATCCATTCAAAAATTGACACGCAGTACCTCCTTCATATTCTCCAAAAACTACTGGCGATTCCCAGTCCGACCGGCTATACCGATCAAATTGTCCATGCGGTGTCGGGTGAACTGAAACAATTAGGGATTCCCTTCGAACTTACGCGGCGCGGAGCCATTCGAGCCACCATGGCAGGAAAAGTCAGTACGCCTGATCGAGCCATTGTGGCCCATCTAGATACGTTGGGGGCTCTGGTGAAATGGCTCAAAACCAACGGACGGCTGGCGATCGTGCCAATCGGAACCTGGTCCAGCCGATTTGCCGAAGGTGCCCGTGTGACCGTCTTTTCCGATACCAGTATGCATCGTGGCACCATCCTGCCCCTGAAAGCCTCCGGGCACACCTATGGTGACGAAATTGATACGCAACCGGTGTCGTGGAAGAATCTGGAAATTCGACTCGATGAAACTGTGACGGACGTCAATGGACGTATCCAACCCTTATCGACCGATCAGGATCTCCATCGTCTCGGGATTCATATTGGTGATTTCATTGCCGTTGACCCCTCGCCTGAAATTGGCCCCAATGGATTTATTAATTCGCGGCATTTGGACGATAAAGCCGGAGTGGCCACCATCCTGGCTGCTGCCAAATCCATTCTTGAGTCAGGGGCCACGCTTCCTGTGGATTGCCATTTACTGTTTACGATATCCGAAGAGGTTGGGTCAGGGGCCTCGGCGATCTTACATGGAGATGTTGCAGAAATGATCACGATTGATAACGGCACTCCCGCGCCCTTTCAGGCCTCGAGCGAATTTGGTGCGACAATTGCCATGGCCGATTCAGCCGGGCCTTTTGATTATCACCTGGTCAGGCGCCTCATCGCCTTATGTGTGGAACATGACATTCCGTTTCAGCGCGACATTTTTTGCGACTATAGAAGTGATAGTGCGTCGGCCGTAGAGGCCGGGAACGACATTCGGACCGCTCTTCTCACATTTGGGGTCGATTCTTCCCATGGCTATGAGCGAACTCATCTGAGTGGACTCGAGGCCATTGCGAAGTTATTGGTCGTATATATGCAAAAAGAACCGGTGTTTTGGAGAGATCGCGATACGTTAGGGTCCGATAATGATTTTCCAACTCAACCGATTGAAGAAACGTCTTTCCCCCACACCCTCGAGGACATGGTCCGACGTCATGGTGAACCCCAAGATGACCCATAG
- the ngg gene encoding N-acetylglutaminylglutamine synthetase codes for MTSPRQRPIGPTVKNWEVGPATYQGRRVKPKVVLDCGWGRLIFAHTFTGPEEVASTLMQERPGHRDIAFYLRDPHVVLALRPHKLFLDPSHTFRLWLGDYQSVANQQSGIVITPIQSEADVTALNRIYAARGMVTADTDLLMRQRRSQKLCYFLAKDQATNEVIGVILAVNHRLIFDDPEKGSSIWSLAVDPQAHHPGVGEALIRHAAERMKARGCNYVDLSVLHDNYEAIALYRKLGFGRIPVFAVKTRNTINEKLFAGPSPDQRLNPYATIIVNEARRRGIDVDVLDAEKGYFRLTFGGRSITCRESLSELTTAIAMSRCADKALTRRVLQEAGLSVPAQVVANGRKPNGEFLGQYGSIVVKPATGEQGAGVSVDVRKVKEVESAIALAGKSGDHVILEQYVKGEDLRIVLINYEVVAAAVRRPPRITGTGHHTIAELIDRQSQRRARLTGGESRIPLDRETKRCIKEGGYTLKEVLPKGKTITVRKTANLHTGGTIHDVTGKLHPDLATAAVIGAKALAIPVVGFDFIVTAVSKPHYVIIEANERPGLANHEPQPTAERFIDLLFPQTKTPTKLK; via the coding sequence ATGACGAGCCCCCGCCAACGACCGATCGGGCCGACGGTTAAAAACTGGGAAGTCGGGCCGGCGACCTACCAGGGCCGGCGAGTGAAGCCCAAAGTGGTCCTGGATTGCGGTTGGGGGCGGCTCATTTTTGCCCACACCTTTACAGGGCCCGAAGAGGTGGCTTCCACGCTGATGCAGGAACGTCCCGGGCACCGGGATATTGCCTTTTATTTACGGGATCCTCACGTGGTCCTGGCCCTGCGCCCGCACAAGCTGTTTCTGGATCCATCGCATACATTTCGATTGTGGTTGGGTGATTATCAATCCGTTGCCAATCAGCAATCAGGCATAGTGATCACTCCCATCCAGTCGGAGGCCGATGTCACGGCGTTGAATCGAATCTATGCGGCACGGGGCATGGTCACGGCCGACACCGATCTCCTTATGAGGCAGCGCCGCTCCCAAAAACTCTGCTATTTTCTCGCGAAAGACCAGGCCACGAATGAAGTGATTGGGGTCATTCTAGCTGTGAATCATCGCCTGATTTTTGACGACCCCGAAAAAGGCAGTAGCATCTGGAGTCTGGCCGTCGATCCTCAAGCGCACCATCCCGGAGTGGGGGAGGCGTTGATTCGTCATGCGGCCGAACGGATGAAGGCCCGGGGGTGCAACTATGTGGATCTCTCGGTGCTGCATGACAACTATGAAGCCATCGCGCTGTATCGGAAACTGGGATTTGGACGAATTCCTGTGTTTGCGGTGAAAACGCGAAATACCATTAATGAAAAGCTGTTTGCAGGCCCCTCACCGGATCAACGACTCAACCCCTATGCCACCATTATTGTTAATGAGGCCAGACGTCGAGGCATCGACGTCGATGTGTTGGATGCCGAGAAGGGCTACTTCCGCTTGACGTTTGGGGGCCGGTCCATTACCTGTCGAGAATCGTTGTCCGAATTGACTACAGCGATTGCGATGAGCCGTTGTGCGGATAAGGCGCTCACCCGGCGCGTGTTACAAGAAGCCGGTTTATCCGTTCCCGCGCAGGTGGTGGCCAATGGGCGGAAACCCAATGGTGAATTTCTTGGACAGTACGGATCCATTGTGGTCAAACCGGCGACGGGGGAACAAGGAGCTGGCGTAAGTGTGGATGTGCGAAAGGTCAAGGAAGTGGAGTCCGCAATTGCCCTTGCCGGCAAAAGTGGTGATCACGTTATTCTGGAACAATATGTGAAGGGCGAGGACTTACGCATTGTGTTGATCAATTATGAAGTGGTTGCCGCTGCCGTTCGACGACCACCTCGGATCACGGGAACGGGACATCATACGATAGCCGAATTGATTGATCGGCAGAGTCAGCGACGGGCACGATTGACCGGCGGCGAGAGTCGTATTCCTCTGGACAGAGAAACCAAGCGGTGCATAAAGGAAGGCGGCTATACCCTCAAGGAGGTTTTGCCCAAAGGTAAAACTATTACGGTGCGTAAGACGGCCAATCTGCATACCGGAGGTACGATCCATGACGTGACAGGAAAACTTCATCCTGATTTAGCCACCGCGGCGGTGATTGGTGCCAAGGCGCTGGCTATTCCGGTGGTGGGATTCGACTTTATCGTCACGGCGGTTTCCAAGCCTCACTATGTCATTATTGAAGCCAATGAACGGCCTGGTCTGGCCAATCATGAACCGCAACCGACAGCGGAACGATTTATTGACCTGTTGTTTCCTCAAACCAAGACGCCCACAAAATTGAAGTAG
- a CDS encoding transglutaminase-like domain-containing protein, with the protein MQKYLESTYYIDWRTANILSLARELSETCQDSLQFARVCFQFVRDNIQHSFDYALNPVTCKASDVLKHGTGYCYAKSHLLAALLRARGIPTGLCYQRLTIAHNTPPFCLHGLNALYLKEFGWHRVDARGNKAGVHASFCPLVEQLAFPIRTEGEADVPGIWAEPLPEVISVLENSTNYQAVAENLPDLEIVGEKFSSYLNDDSFKGVTHV; encoded by the coding sequence ATGCAGAAATACCTTGAATCAACCTATTATATCGATTGGCGCACGGCAAATATTCTCAGTCTTGCGCGGGAATTGTCGGAGACCTGCCAAGATTCCCTTCAATTTGCCAGGGTCTGCTTTCAGTTTGTGCGTGACAACATACAACATAGCTTTGACTATGCTCTCAACCCCGTGACATGCAAAGCCTCCGATGTTCTCAAACATGGAACAGGCTATTGTTATGCAAAAAGCCATTTACTCGCCGCGTTACTTCGAGCCCGGGGCATTCCAACAGGTCTGTGTTATCAACGATTAACCATTGCGCACAATACACCACCATTTTGTTTACATGGGCTCAATGCCTTGTATTTAAAAGAGTTCGGATGGCATCGGGTGGATGCCCGCGGCAACAAGGCCGGAGTCCATGCGTCTTTTTGTCCACTAGTGGAGCAACTCGCATTTCCAATCAGGACTGAGGGAGAAGCTGATGTACCCGGAATATGGGCTGAACCGCTCCCTGAAGTCATTTCCGTACTTGAAAATAGTACAAACTATCAAGCTGTCGCGGAAAATCTACCGGATTTGGAAATTGTGGGAGAAAAATTCTCTTCTTACTTAAATGACGACTCATTTAAAGGAGTAACGCATGTCTGA
- a CDS encoding OPT family oligopeptide transporter, producing the protein MSSHPPPSTFPPANTTHPQLTLRAIATGMVLGALLTPCNIYSGLKIGWTFNMSITAALLSYAFWKIFETTAQTERWGLLENNINQTTASSAASIISSGLVAPIPALAMLTGEQLPWSLLSVWVFSVSLMGIVVAVGLRHQMLIRDRLPFPAGVATAETVREIYGKGGEALARVKVLLTAGGIAGIMKIFNEAILTIPKVATGLAIPLKGALNKAGLSTVSLSNLGFVLDPSLLMVGFGAIIGLRAGLSLLLGAILAWGIIGPWVLTQGWIPAEHLTPDGYWFGPLVEWLLWPGVTLMVMASLTSFACSWGTMVTGTILSRKTPVSLLTPNDPFVIPRQWFVIGLCISLVFAVMTQITLFNISMGIAILAVLLSFVLAIVAGRVSGETGITPIGAMGKVTQLTFGFLIPGNVTTNLMAANVTGGAAGQCADLLHDLKTGLLLGASPRFQALAQIFGVLTGSLVGSAVYLVLIPDPQSMLLTIEWPAPAVATWKAVAEVFQLGTEAIPPGSLLAMSIACVLGVGMVVLDQSVPLSVSRWIPSASTMGLAFVIPAWNSLSLFLGALLGAFLMRYAKTWAERFVMALAAGLVAGESLAGVASVLVKILF; encoded by the coding sequence ATGTCTTCTCATCCCCCCCCATCTACCTTTCCCCCAGCCAATACGACCCATCCACAGTTGACGCTTCGTGCCATTGCCACGGGGATGGTCTTAGGAGCTCTCCTCACCCCCTGCAATATCTATAGCGGGCTGAAGATTGGTTGGACATTTAATATGTCCATTACGGCAGCCTTGCTCAGTTATGCGTTTTGGAAAATATTTGAAACGACCGCCCAAACCGAGCGCTGGGGGCTTCTTGAAAATAATATCAATCAAACCACGGCCTCCTCGGCTGCATCCATTATCTCGTCAGGGCTGGTGGCCCCGATTCCCGCCCTGGCCATGTTGACGGGCGAGCAATTGCCTTGGTCTCTGCTCTCCGTATGGGTTTTTTCCGTCAGCCTGATGGGTATCGTGGTCGCGGTCGGTCTTCGGCACCAGATGCTTATTCGTGACCGATTGCCGTTTCCCGCCGGTGTTGCCACAGCGGAAACCGTGAGGGAAATCTATGGGAAAGGGGGGGAAGCCCTGGCTCGCGTGAAAGTTCTCCTCACGGCTGGTGGGATCGCCGGGATCATGAAAATTTTCAACGAAGCTATTCTGACCATCCCCAAAGTGGCAACGGGCCTGGCCATTCCATTGAAGGGAGCGCTCAACAAGGCCGGGTTATCCACTGTCTCCCTTTCCAATCTTGGGTTCGTTCTCGATCCCTCGCTTCTGATGGTGGGCTTTGGGGCCATTATCGGGCTTCGCGCCGGACTCTCTCTGCTCCTTGGAGCGATCCTTGCCTGGGGCATCATTGGTCCTTGGGTCCTCACGCAAGGCTGGATTCCTGCGGAACATCTGACGCCGGACGGATATTGGTTTGGACCTCTGGTGGAATGGTTGCTCTGGCCGGGGGTGACCCTGATGGTCATGGCCTCGCTCACGTCGTTTGCCTGCTCCTGGGGGACAATGGTCACCGGCACCATACTTTCTCGAAAAACCCCGGTTTCCCTTTTAACCCCGAATGATCCCTTTGTTATTCCACGTCAATGGTTTGTGATTGGACTGTGTATTTCTTTGGTCTTTGCGGTGATGACCCAGATAACGTTATTCAACATTTCAATGGGTATTGCGATTCTCGCGGTCCTTCTCTCCTTTGTGTTGGCCATCGTGGCGGGACGAGTCTCTGGGGAAACCGGGATTACGCCAATTGGTGCCATGGGGAAAGTCACACAACTCACGTTTGGTTTCCTCATTCCGGGTAATGTCACGACCAATCTAATGGCGGCCAACGTCACAGGAGGAGCGGCCGGCCAATGCGCAGACCTCCTCCACGACCTGAAGACCGGTCTACTTCTGGGCGCCTCGCCGCGCTTTCAAGCCCTGGCTCAAATTTTCGGAGTGTTAACCGGCTCTCTTGTGGGTAGTGCGGTGTATCTGGTGCTCATCCCTGATCCTCAATCCATGTTGTTAACCATCGAATGGCCGGCGCCTGCCGTGGCAACCTGGAAGGCTGTCGCGGAAGTCTTTCAACTCGGTACAGAGGCAATTCCTCCTGGGAGTCTGTTGGCCATGAGCATTGCGTGTGTACTAGGCGTGGGGATGGTGGTTCTCGATCAATCTGTCCCACTATCCGTTAGCCGATGGATCCCCAGCGCCTCGACGATGGGACTGGCATTTGTCATTCCTGCCTGGAATTCTCTGTCTCTCTTTCTGGGTGCCCTTCTTGGAGCCTTTTTAATGAGGTATGCGAAGACTTGGGCGGAACGATTTGTGATGGCGCTGGCCGCCGGGCTCGTGGCAGGTGAAAGCCTCGCAGGTGTCGCGAGTGTTCTTGTTAAAATACTATTTTGA
- a CDS encoding YgaP family membrane protein, with protein MKRKRQLHDGIAGALITAGVALGYYVNPLWLLLPGILGVTLLLQSGFTGFCPVYFILDRTCPEE; from the coding sequence ATGAAGCGAAAACGCCAACTCCATGACGGAATCGCCGGCGCGCTCATTACGGCAGGCGTCGCACTCGGGTACTACGTGAATCCTTTATGGTTGTTACTTCCGGGAATCCTTGGAGTCACACTGCTGCTGCAAAGCGGGTTCACCGGATTTTGCCCGGTGTATTTTATTCTGGACAGAACCTGTCCTGAAGAATAG
- a CDS encoding metallophosphoesterase family protein translates to MRIVWATDIHLNFLGIEGRDVFFSSIRAQQPDVVFVTGDIAEAPSLGHLLHEMRQAIHVPLYFVLGNHDFYYGSISHIRNDLKGWCQSQPGLTYLSTSGVVELTPTTALVGHDGWGDGRYGNYHLSPVRLSDQELIVDFQDLDREAVLRKLRALGDEAACYLRDSLDEALSSYQRVICLTHVPPFKEACWYQGKLGNDDWLPYFACQAVGEVLLHASRERPDSQITVLCGHTHHAGTVHLRPNLQVLTGSAEYGAPCIQESFDLEKLFPPFNVGRRR, encoded by the coding sequence ATGCGGATAGTGTGGGCTACCGACATCCACTTGAATTTTCTGGGTATCGAGGGACGGGACGTATTTTTTTCGTCCATTCGTGCTCAACAACCTGACGTCGTGTTTGTGACCGGAGACATTGCTGAGGCTCCATCGTTGGGCCATCTGCTCCATGAAATGCGTCAAGCGATTCACGTGCCGTTGTATTTCGTTCTGGGGAATCATGATTTTTACTATGGTTCGATTTCCCACATTCGAAATGATTTGAAAGGCTGGTGTCAGAGTCAGCCAGGACTCACCTATCTTTCGACATCCGGGGTGGTCGAATTGACTCCGACGACGGCGTTGGTCGGGCATGACGGGTGGGGAGACGGGCGCTATGGAAACTATCATCTGTCCCCGGTTAGGCTCAGTGATCAGGAGTTGATCGTGGATTTTCAGGATTTAGATCGGGAGGCGGTGTTACGCAAACTCCGTGCGTTGGGAGATGAGGCGGCTTGCTATTTGCGAGATAGTTTGGATGAGGCCTTGTCATCATATCAGCGTGTCATTTGCCTGACGCATGTCCCGCCATTTAAAGAAGCCTGCTGGTATCAGGGGAAATTGGGAAACGATGATTGGCTTCCATATTTTGCCTGCCAGGCCGTTGGCGAGGTGTTACTTCACGCATCACGGGAACGACCGGATTCTCAAATTACCGTCTTGTGTGGCCATACCCATCATGCAGGGACCGTTCACCTGCGACCAAATCTGCAGGTTCTTACGGGTTCTGCCGAATATGGTGCCCCGTGTATTCAAGAGAGTTTTGACCTTGAGAAACTGTTTCCCCCATTTAATGTTGGTAGAAGGCGGTGA
- the ttcA gene encoding tRNA 2-thiocytidine(32) synthetase TtcA — protein sequence MLQDIQPIQPMSHLTGSSEKLHTRLCRMVGQAVADFNMIEGGDKVMVCLSGGKDSYAMLDVLMSMQSRAPVSYELIAVNLDQKQPGFPEHVLPDYLTKLGVPFHIEERDTYSVVKRLIPEGETTCSLCSRLRRGILYGLAERLGATKIALGHHRNDMMETLLLNMLFNGTLKSMPPKLKSDDGQHVVIRPLAYVKESELARYAEMRNFPIIPCDLCGSQENLKRKEVKALLQEWDDRYPGSGDSVFAALSKVIPSHLLDRRLFDFETFGEPES from the coding sequence ATGTTGCAGGATATTCAACCCATCCAACCCATGTCCCATCTGACCGGATCTAGCGAGAAGCTTCATACCCGTTTGTGCCGGATGGTAGGGCAGGCGGTTGCCGATTTCAACATGATTGAAGGAGGCGATAAGGTCATGGTGTGCCTTTCCGGGGGGAAGGATAGTTATGCGATGTTGGACGTGTTGATGTCCATGCAGTCTCGTGCTCCGGTGTCTTATGAACTGATTGCGGTGAATTTGGATCAGAAACAACCGGGATTTCCTGAACATGTGCTGCCGGATTATCTCACGAAGCTTGGCGTGCCGTTTCATATTGAAGAGCGCGATACTTATTCGGTGGTGAAAAGGCTGATTCCCGAAGGCGAGACGACCTGCTCGCTCTGTTCACGGTTGCGTCGCGGCATCCTCTACGGGTTGGCGGAACGGTTGGGCGCGACCAAGATTGCTCTTGGCCATCATCGCAACGATATGATGGAGACCTTGTTGTTGAACATGTTATTCAACGGTACTCTCAAAAGCATGCCGCCAAAACTGAAATCTGATGACGGACAACATGTGGTGATCCGCCCATTGGCATATGTGAAGGAATCCGAACTGGCCCGCTATGCGGAAATGAGAAACTTTCCCATCATTCCCTGCGACCTATGCGGTTCACAGGAAAATTTGAAACGCAAAGAAGTGAAGGCCCTGCTTCAGGAATGGGATGACCGGTATCCTGGCTCGGGTGACAGTGTGTTTGCGGCTTTGTCCAAGGTCATACCCAGTCATCTCCTCGATCGGCGATTATTTGATTTTGAGACTTTTGGCGAGCCCGAATCGTAG
- a CDS encoding thiol-disulfide oxidoreductase DCC family protein — translation MKQGSSLPSHDWGKHEKVIVFDGVCNFCNAFVNFVLERDSRGLFKFGTLQSQPAQDILTHLHLSTQDYETFLLLEHGKVFTKSTAALKIFRSLPGAWPWLYAFLIIPRPLRDMVYSFIARHRYQWMGKSDSCRVPTPHERTRFI, via the coding sequence GTGAAACAGGGATCTTCCTTACCATCCCATGATTGGGGCAAGCACGAAAAGGTGATTGTCTTTGATGGGGTGTGTAATTTTTGCAATGCGTTTGTCAATTTTGTCCTCGAGAGGGATTCCCGAGGATTATTTAAATTCGGAACGCTTCAATCCCAACCGGCACAGGACATTCTCACCCACCTTCATCTTTCGACCCAGGATTATGAAACCTTTTTACTGCTGGAACACGGGAAGGTCTTTACAAAATCCACTGCAGCTCTCAAAATTTTTCGCAGCCTTCCTGGAGCTTGGCCTTGGCTGTATGCCTTCCTCATCATTCCCCGGCCACTTCGCGATATGGTGTACAGTTTTATCGCCCGGCATCGCTATCAGTGGATGGGCAAATCCGACTCGTGCCGCGTACCTACTCCACACGAACGGACCAGATTTATTTAG
- a CDS encoding CDP-archaeol synthase, translating into MVYLQAFLLIMAANAAPIFGRLLIQGRWSAPLDGGATFFDGQPVLGPSKTYRGVAFSLVGTVLAADVLGIPWDIGLLTGGLAMTGDCLSSFLKRRLGYASGGMALGLDQIPESLFPLLGLWGPLSLSASGIMATAGAFLVFELFISPILYRFRIRKNPH; encoded by the coding sequence ATGGTTTATCTCCAGGCTTTTTTGTTGATTATGGCGGCCAATGCCGCCCCGATTTTCGGGCGACTGCTTATACAAGGGCGTTGGAGTGCTCCTCTTGATGGGGGAGCGACTTTCTTCGATGGGCAGCCGGTGTTGGGACCCTCGAAAACCTATCGAGGTGTGGCTTTCTCATTGGTGGGCACGGTTCTGGCGGCGGATGTCCTAGGTATACCCTGGGACATAGGGCTGTTGACTGGAGGGTTAGCCATGACCGGCGACTGCCTCTCTAGTTTTCTCAAGCGACGTTTGGGTTATGCCTCAGGCGGGATGGCCTTGGGCTTGGACCAAATTCCGGAGAGCCTTTTTCCCCTGTTAGGGCTATGGGGACCCCTGTCGTTATCGGCTAGTGGCATTATGGCCACTGCGGGTGCGTTTTTGGTGTTCGAGCTGTTTATTTCTCCGATTTTATACAGATTCCGGATTCGTAAAAATCCCCATTAA
- the msrA gene encoding peptide-methionine (S)-S-oxide reductase MsrA, translating to MSDSAIATSTGKELATLGGGCFWCLEAVFDQVKGVESVESGYMGGSRPNPTYEAVCSGNTGHAEVIQITFNPGIITYRELLEIFFGIHDPTTLNRQGNDAGTQYRSAIFTHSSTQNAIAHEVIHALTEARLFNDPIVTQVEPASPFYMAEDYHQEYFVQNPSQPYCAYLINPKVAKFRQRFSDKLKPS from the coding sequence ATGTCTGACTCGGCCATAGCCACATCAACAGGAAAAGAACTCGCCACATTGGGTGGCGGCTGCTTCTGGTGCCTCGAAGCCGTATTCGATCAGGTGAAGGGTGTCGAGTCCGTAGAATCCGGCTATATGGGCGGTAGTCGCCCCAATCCAACTTATGAGGCCGTCTGCAGTGGAAACACGGGACATGCCGAGGTGATACAGATTACCTTTAATCCCGGCATCATCACCTACCGGGAGCTCCTGGAAATCTTTTTTGGCATCCATGACCCCACCACCCTCAACCGACAAGGGAATGATGCTGGGACCCAATATCGCTCCGCCATTTTCACCCATTCCTCAACACAAAATGCGATCGCACACGAGGTCATTCACGCGCTGACGGAAGCCAGGTTGTTCAACGATCCCATTGTGACCCAGGTGGAACCCGCGTCACCCTTTTACATGGCTGAAGATTACCACCAGGAATATTTTGTGCAAAACCCGTCACAACCTTACTGCGCCTACCTCATTAATCCCAAAGTGGCGAAGTTCCGGCAACGCTTTTCAGACAAGCTCAAACCCTCCTAA